Proteins from a single region of Syngnathus typhle isolate RoL2023-S1 ecotype Sweden linkage group LG10, RoL_Styp_1.0, whole genome shotgun sequence:
- the ptpn6 gene encoding tyrosine-protein phosphatase non-receptor type 6 isoform X2 translates to MVRWFHRDITGLQAEDLLKTQGISGSFLARPSKNVGDFSLSVRVGERVTHIRIQNTGDYYDLYGGEKFATLSELVEYYTADNGILQDKDGTIIELKYPLNCSDPTTERWYHGHLSGPSAEKMLIARNESGTFLVRESLSKPGDFVLSALTDERSKTGARRVSHIKIMFQNERYTVGGSDIFDTLSDLVDFYKRKGIEEISGNWVHLKQPYYSTRVNAADIDSRVKELDQTTLMQQEAEGGKSKAGFWEEFDVLQKLEAKVKKSREEGQRPENKSKNRYKNILPFNDTRVILQDVDPNVVGSDYINANYMRNTLWESETPKVYIATQGCLATTVNDFWQMVWQEKTAVIVMTTREVEKGRNKCVPYWPERDSAKEVGRYVVTSKSEREATDYKVRVLELAPMNKPKHTRTIWHYQYMSWPDHGVPQEPGAVLSFLTQVNDKQAEYPDAGPMIIHCSAGIGRTGTIVVIDMIIETIDTIGINCDIDISKYIQMVREQRSGMVQTEAQYKFIYLAVSEYIQTTKAKDGASLEAETEYGNLQLKHPPGTRNISKSKDSDVYENVSKAKKDKKKPKSEKSGSLKKK, encoded by the exons ATGGTTCG GTGGTTCCACCGAGACATCACAGGcctgcaggccgaagacctgctGAAGACTCAGGGTATCTCTGGCAGCTTTCTGGCCCGACCCAGCAAGAATGTGGGCGACTTCTCTCTGTCTGTCCG GGTGGGCGAGCGAGTGACTCACATCCGCATCCAGAACACGGGCGACTACTACGACCTCTACGGCGGGGAGAAGTTTGCCACGCTGTCCGAGCTGGTGGAATACTACACGGCCGACAACGGCATTCTGCAGGACAAGGACGGCACCATCATCGAGCTCAAATACCCGCTCAACTGCTCCGACCCCACCACCGAAAG GTGGTATCACGGCCACCTTTCGGGTCCAAGCGCAGAGAAGATGCTGATCGCTCGCAACGAGTCGGGGACCTTCCTGGTCAGAGAGTCGCTTTCCAAGCCGGGAGATTTTGTGCTGTCTGCCTTGACAGACGAGCGCAGCAAAACGGGAGCGAGGAGAGTTTCTCACATCAAGATCATGTTTCAG aATGAGCGGTACACAGTGGGAGGCTCGGACATATTCGACACACTCAGTGACTTGGTGGACTTCTACAAACGAAAAGGCATCGAGGAGATTTCAGGGAACTGGGTGCACCTCAAACAG CCGTATTACTCCACCAGAGTGAACGCGGCCGACATCGACAGTCGAGTGAAAGAATTGGACCAGACGACTCTCATGCAGCAGGAGGCCGAGGGTGGGAAAAGCAAGGCGGGCTTCTGGGAGGAGTTTGAT GTTCTTCAAAAGTTGGAGGCTAAGGTGAAAAAGAGTCGAGAGGAAGGCCAGAGACCAGAGAACAAGTCCAAAAACAGATACAAGAATATTCTTCCTT TCAATGACACCAGAGTCATCCTGCAGGACGTTGACCCCAACGTGGTCGGTTCAGACTACATCAACGCCAACTACATGCGA AACACCTTGTGGGAGTCGGAGACTCCGAAAGTTTACATCGCCACTCAGGGTTGCCTGGCAACAACTGTCAATGACTTCTGGCAGATGGTGTGGCAAGAGAAGACCGCTGTCATCGTCATGACGACCAGGGAGGTGGAGAAAGGGCGG AATAAATGTGTGCCATACTGGCCTGAGAGAGACAGCGCCAAGGAGGTGGGCCGCTACGTTGTGACCTCTAAGTCGGAAAGGGAAGCCACCGATTACAAAGTCCGAGTCTTGGAGCTGGCGCCAATGAACAAG CCCAAGCACACCCGCACCATTTGGCATTACCAGTACATGAGCTGGCCCGATCACGGCGTCCCTCAGGAGCCCGGTGCCGTCCTCAGCTTCCTCACACAAGTCAACGACAAACAGGCTGAATATCCTGATGCTGGCCCCATGATCATCCACTGCAG CGCTGGGATTGGTCGGACGGGCACCATTGTGGTGATTGACATGATCATCGAGACAATTGACACAATAg GTATCAACTGTGACATCGACATCTCCAAGTACATCCAGATGGTGCGCGAGCAGCGCTCCGGCATGGTCCAGACCGAGGCCCAGTATAAGTTCATCTACCTGGCCGTCTCTGAGTACATCCAGACCACCAAGGCTAAAGATGGGGCCTCCTTG GAGGCTGAGACGGAGTATGGAAATCTGCAGCTCAAACACCCGCCGGGGACCAGGAACATCTCAAA AAGCAAAGACTCGGACGTGTACGAGAACGTGAGCAAAGCCaagaaagacaagaagaagCCAAAGTCAGAGAAAAGTGGCTcgttaaagaaaaaataa
- the ptpn6 gene encoding tyrosine-protein phosphatase non-receptor type 6 isoform X1, whose amino-acid sequence MVRWFHRDITGLQAEDLLKTQGISGSFLARPSKNVGDFSLSVRVGERVTHIRIQNTGDYYDLYGGEKFATLSELVEYYTADNGILQDKDGTIIELKYPLNCSDPTTERWYHGHLSGPSAEKMLIARNESGTFLVRESLSKPGDFVLSALTDERSKTGARRVSHIKIMFQNERYTVGGSDIFDTLSDLVDFYKRKGIEEISGNWVHLKQPYYSTRVNAADIDSRVKELDQTTLMQQEAEGGKSKAGFWEEFDVLQKLEAKVKKSREEGQRPENKSKNRYKNILPFNDTRVILQDVDPNVVGSDYINANYMRNTLWESETPKVYIATQGCLATTVNDFWQMVWQEKTAVIVMTTREVEKGRNKCVPYWPERDSAKEVGRYVVTSKSEREATDYKVRVLELAPMNKQPKHTRTIWHYQYMSWPDHGVPQEPGAVLSFLTQVNDKQAEYPDAGPMIIHCSAGIGRTGTIVVIDMIIETIDTIGINCDIDISKYIQMVREQRSGMVQTEAQYKFIYLAVSEYIQTTKAKDGASLEAETEYGNLQLKHPPGTRNISKSKDSDVYENVSKAKKDKKKPKSEKSGSLKKK is encoded by the exons ATGGTTCG GTGGTTCCACCGAGACATCACAGGcctgcaggccgaagacctgctGAAGACTCAGGGTATCTCTGGCAGCTTTCTGGCCCGACCCAGCAAGAATGTGGGCGACTTCTCTCTGTCTGTCCG GGTGGGCGAGCGAGTGACTCACATCCGCATCCAGAACACGGGCGACTACTACGACCTCTACGGCGGGGAGAAGTTTGCCACGCTGTCCGAGCTGGTGGAATACTACACGGCCGACAACGGCATTCTGCAGGACAAGGACGGCACCATCATCGAGCTCAAATACCCGCTCAACTGCTCCGACCCCACCACCGAAAG GTGGTATCACGGCCACCTTTCGGGTCCAAGCGCAGAGAAGATGCTGATCGCTCGCAACGAGTCGGGGACCTTCCTGGTCAGAGAGTCGCTTTCCAAGCCGGGAGATTTTGTGCTGTCTGCCTTGACAGACGAGCGCAGCAAAACGGGAGCGAGGAGAGTTTCTCACATCAAGATCATGTTTCAG aATGAGCGGTACACAGTGGGAGGCTCGGACATATTCGACACACTCAGTGACTTGGTGGACTTCTACAAACGAAAAGGCATCGAGGAGATTTCAGGGAACTGGGTGCACCTCAAACAG CCGTATTACTCCACCAGAGTGAACGCGGCCGACATCGACAGTCGAGTGAAAGAATTGGACCAGACGACTCTCATGCAGCAGGAGGCCGAGGGTGGGAAAAGCAAGGCGGGCTTCTGGGAGGAGTTTGAT GTTCTTCAAAAGTTGGAGGCTAAGGTGAAAAAGAGTCGAGAGGAAGGCCAGAGACCAGAGAACAAGTCCAAAAACAGATACAAGAATATTCTTCCTT TCAATGACACCAGAGTCATCCTGCAGGACGTTGACCCCAACGTGGTCGGTTCAGACTACATCAACGCCAACTACATGCGA AACACCTTGTGGGAGTCGGAGACTCCGAAAGTTTACATCGCCACTCAGGGTTGCCTGGCAACAACTGTCAATGACTTCTGGCAGATGGTGTGGCAAGAGAAGACCGCTGTCATCGTCATGACGACCAGGGAGGTGGAGAAAGGGCGG AATAAATGTGTGCCATACTGGCCTGAGAGAGACAGCGCCAAGGAGGTGGGCCGCTACGTTGTGACCTCTAAGTCGGAAAGGGAAGCCACCGATTACAAAGTCCGAGTCTTGGAGCTGGCGCCAATGAACAAG CAGCCCAAGCACACCCGCACCATTTGGCATTACCAGTACATGAGCTGGCCCGATCACGGCGTCCCTCAGGAGCCCGGTGCCGTCCTCAGCTTCCTCACACAAGTCAACGACAAACAGGCTGAATATCCTGATGCTGGCCCCATGATCATCCACTGCAG CGCTGGGATTGGTCGGACGGGCACCATTGTGGTGATTGACATGATCATCGAGACAATTGACACAATAg GTATCAACTGTGACATCGACATCTCCAAGTACATCCAGATGGTGCGCGAGCAGCGCTCCGGCATGGTCCAGACCGAGGCCCAGTATAAGTTCATCTACCTGGCCGTCTCTGAGTACATCCAGACCACCAAGGCTAAAGATGGGGCCTCCTTG GAGGCTGAGACGGAGTATGGAAATCTGCAGCTCAAACACCCGCCGGGGACCAGGAACATCTCAAA AAGCAAAGACTCGGACGTGTACGAGAACGTGAGCAAAGCCaagaaagacaagaagaagCCAAAGTCAGAGAAAAGTGGCTcgttaaagaaaaaataa